From a single Nicotiana tabacum cultivar K326 chromosome 8, ASM71507v2, whole genome shotgun sequence genomic region:
- the LOC107781211 gene encoding protein arginine N-methyltransferase 1.1 translates to MDSQSNNENQNSASTSTHDLKPSKIKFQYEEDDEQVVEQGDETVTESSNLEIDEDTSMCDRAAAAAAAAADDDSIVDGDKTSADYYFDSYSHFGIHEEMLKDVVRTKTYQNVIYKNSFLFKDKVVLDVGAGTGILSLFCAKVGAKHVYAIECSSMADMAQEIVKLNGYSDVITVIKGKVEEIDLPVPQVDIIISEWMGYFLLYENMLDTVLYARDKWLVKDGLVLPDKASLYLTAIEDADYKADKIEFWNEVYGFDMSCIRKQAMMEPLVDTVDQNQIVTNCQLLKTMDISKMTSGDASFTALFKLIAERDDYIHALVAYFDVSFTKCHKLMGFSTGPKSRGTHWKQTVLYLEDVITICQGEAVVGSITVAPNKKNPRDVDIMLKYSVNGRHCRVSRTQYHRMR, encoded by the exons ATGGATTCTCAAAGCAACAATGAGAATCAAAATTCAGCAAGTACAAGTACTCACGATTTAAAACCCTCAAAAATCAAATTTCAGTACGAGGAGGACGACGAGCAGGTAGTAGAGCAAGGCGATGAAACTGTTACGGAAAGTTCAAACCTTGAAATCGACGAAGATACTTCCATGTGTGACCGCGctgccgccgccgccgccgccgccgccgatGATGATTCAATTGTCGACGGCGATAAGACCAGCGCCGACTATTATTTCGACTCGTATTCTCATTTTG GTATTCATGAA GAGATGTTGAAGGATGTGGTAAGAACTAAGACTTACCAAAATGTAATCTATAAAAATTCCTTTCTTTTCAAGGACAAAGTTGTCCTTGATGTGGGAGCTGGGACAGGAATCCTGTCACTCTTTTGCGCAAAAGTCGGTGCCAAACATGTTTATGCG ATTGAATGCTCCAGTATGGCTGACATGGCACAAGAAATTGTAAAACTCAATGGATATTCCGATG TTATAACAGTTATCAAGGGAAAGGTAGAGGAAATTGACTTACCCGTTCCACAAGTGGATATTATAATCTCTGAGTGGATGGGATACTTTCTGCTGTACGAGAACATGTTAGATACAGTTTTGTATGCTCGTGATAAGTGGCTG GTAAAGGATGGTCTTGTTCTGCCGGATAAAGCTTCTCTCTATTTGACAGCTATTGAAGATGCTGACTACAAGGCTGATAAGATCGAAT TTTGGAATGAGGTGTATGGTTTTGATATGAGCTGCATCCGGAAGCAAGCTATGATGGAACCTCTTGTTGACACAGTCGATCAGAATCAGATTGTTACAAACTGCCAGTTACTCAAG ACAATGGACATTTCGAAGATGACTTCTGGAGATGCTTCCTTCACTGCCCTCTTTAAGCTCATTGCAGAACGTGACGATTACATCCATGCCCTTGTAGCATACTTCGATGTCTCTTTCACGAAGTGCCACAAGTTGATGGGGTTCTCAACAG GGCCAAAATCTCGGGGCACACATTGGAAGCAAACAGTTCTCTACCTGGAAGATGTGATAACCATTTGCCAAGGGGAAGCTGTAGTTGGAAGCATTACTGTGGCTCCTAACAAGAAAAATCCTCGAGATGTTGATATAATGCTCAAATACTCTGTAAATGGTCGGCACTGTCGTGTCTCAAGAACTCAATATCATCGGATGCGATGA
- the LOC107781213 gene encoding splicing factor U2af large subunit A-like isoform X1, with the protein MDSHENGRSQPTPSRTGGENEIAGVDNGEEEEHNLRRRRSSSKHSSHDYENERESSRSRDRERDKGRDKDRDRSRDKERDRDREKDRDRRHRERSERRRTRDRDDDATISDEGPEGREYWQKDYDRDRDERHRHRSKSYEREREEGHRHRSKSYDKDREERDRHRSKSYDKDREERRGHRSHSRGKSGHRSRSRSRSRSRSKSKRISGFDMAPPTSALLPSAPAVTDAPAGQLPATAPAIPGIFPNMFPLASAQLGAIPVMPVQAMTQQATRHARRVYVGGLPPSANEQSVATYFNHVMSAIGGNTAGPGDAVVNVYINHEKKFAFVEMRSVEEASNAMALDGIIFEGTQVKVRRPTDYNPSLAATLGPSQPNPNLNLAAVGLSPGSTGGLEGPDRIFVGGLPYYFTEAQIRELLESFGPLRGFNLVKDKETGNSKGYAFCVYSDVSVTDIACAALNGIKMGDKTLTVRRASQGTLQPKPEQESILMHAQQQIALQRLMLQPGGPPTKVLCLTNVVSADELKDDEDYEDIVEDMRTECGKFGNLVSLVIPRPRPDGEPTPGVGKVFLEYTDVEGSSRAQQGLNGRKFGGNPVVAVFYSENKFSEGDYEG; encoded by the exons ATGGACTCCCATGAAAATGGGCGCAGTCAGCCCACGCCTAGTCGTACTGGTGGTGAGAACGAAATAGCCGGTGTGGataatggagaagaagaagaacataaTTTGAGGAGGAGAAGATCAAGCTCTAAG CACAGCTCCCATGATTATGAAAATGAAAGGGAGTCGTCAAGAAGCAGGGACAGGGAGAGGGACAAAGGACGTGATAAGGATAGAGATAGGAGTAGAGACAAGGAAAGGGATCGTGATCGCGAAAAAGATCGTGATCGTCGCCACAGAGAACGAAGTGAGAGGCGTAGGACTAGAGATAGAGATGATGATGCTACCATTTCTGATGAAGGTCCTGAGGGCCGGGAATACTG GCAGAAAGATTATGATAGAGATAGAGATGAGAGGCATAGACATAGGTCAAAATCTTATGAGAGAGAGCGAGAGGAAGGTCATAGACACAGGTCCAAATCGTACGACAAGGATAGAGAGGAAAGAGATAGACACAGGTCAAAATCCTATGACAAAGATAGAGAGGAAAGGCGTGGACACAGATCTCACTCAAGGGGAAAATCTGGTCATAGATCAAGATCACGTTCTCGATCTCGTTCACGCTCGAAAAG CAAAAGGATCAGCGGGTTTGACATGGCACCTCCTACTTCTGCTCTGTTACCTAGTGCTCCTGCTGTTACAG ATGCTCCTGCAGGTCAACTTCCTGCCACTGCCCCAGCTATTCCAGGAATTTTTCCTAACATGTTCCCTTTGGCATCTGCACAG CTTGGAGCTATTCCTGTTATGCCAGTCCAGGCAATGACTCAGCAG GCAACTAGACATGCAAGGCGAGTTTATGTGGGTGGACTTCCTCCGAGTGCAAATGAACAG TCAGTGGCTACCTACTTTAATCATGTTATGTCGGCAATTGGTGGAAACACTGCTGGTCCAG GAGATGCTGTTGTTAATGTTTATATAAACCATGAGAAAAAGTTTGCTTTCGTTGAGATGAGATCCGTGGAGGAGGCCAGCAATGCCATGGCCTTAGATGGCATTATCTTTGAG GGAACACAAGTAAAAGTTAGAAGACCAACTGATTATAACCCCTCCCTGGCTGCAACACTTGGTCCGAGCCAACCAAATCCAAACCTTAACCTTGCTGCAGTGGGATTATCACCAGGATCCACTGGTGGGCTTGAAGGTCCTGACCGTATTTTTGTGGGAGGCCTGCCATACTATTTCACTGAAGCTCAGATTAGGGAGTTGCTTGAGTCCTTTGGCCCTCTTCGGGGGTTTAATCTGGTCAAAGATAAAGAAACTGGAAACTCGAAAGGCTATGCCTTTTGTGTTTACTCTGACGTGTCTGTTACAGATATTGCATGTGCAGCTCTTAATGGGATTAAGATGGGTGATAAAACTCTTACTGTCAGACGTGCAAGTCAAGGTACTTTACAGCCTAAGCCAGAGCAGGAGAGTATATTAATGCATGCTCAGCAACAAATAGCACTGCAG AGACTCATGCTACAACCTGGTGGACCTCCTACTAAAGTCTTATGCCTAACAAATGTGGTTAGCGCGGATGAGCTCAAAGATGATGAAGACTATGAAGATATAGTGGAAGATATGAGAACTGAATGCGGGAAATTTG GTAATTTAGTGAGTTTAGTCATCCCACGCCCAAGGCCTGATGGTGAACCGACACCAGGGGTTGGAAAG GTCTTTTTGGAGTACACGGATGTGGAGGGTTCCTCGAGAGCTCAACAAGGATTGAATGGCAGAAAATTCGGAGGAAACCCAGTTGTTGCTGTCTTTTATTCGGAGAACAAGTTCTCTGAGGGGGACTACGAGGGCTAG
- the LOC107781213 gene encoding splicing factor U2af large subunit A-like isoform X2: protein MDSHENGRSQPTPSRTGGENEIAGVDNGEEEEHNLRRRRSSSKHSSHDYENERESSRSRDRERDKGRDKDRDRSRDKERDRDREKDRDRRHRERSERRRTRDRDDDATISDEGPEGREYWQKDYDRDRDERHRHRSKSYEREREEGHRHRSKSYDKDREERDRHRSKSYDKDREERRGHRSHSRGKSGHRSRSRSRSRSRSKSKRISGFDMAPPTSALLPSAPAVTGQLPATAPAIPGIFPNMFPLASAQLGAIPVMPVQAMTQQATRHARRVYVGGLPPSANEQSVATYFNHVMSAIGGNTAGPGDAVVNVYINHEKKFAFVEMRSVEEASNAMALDGIIFEGTQVKVRRPTDYNPSLAATLGPSQPNPNLNLAAVGLSPGSTGGLEGPDRIFVGGLPYYFTEAQIRELLESFGPLRGFNLVKDKETGNSKGYAFCVYSDVSVTDIACAALNGIKMGDKTLTVRRASQGTLQPKPEQESILMHAQQQIALQRLMLQPGGPPTKVLCLTNVVSADELKDDEDYEDIVEDMRTECGKFGNLVSLVIPRPRPDGEPTPGVGKVFLEYTDVEGSSRAQQGLNGRKFGGNPVVAVFYSENKFSEGDYEG from the exons ATGGACTCCCATGAAAATGGGCGCAGTCAGCCCACGCCTAGTCGTACTGGTGGTGAGAACGAAATAGCCGGTGTGGataatggagaagaagaagaacataaTTTGAGGAGGAGAAGATCAAGCTCTAAG CACAGCTCCCATGATTATGAAAATGAAAGGGAGTCGTCAAGAAGCAGGGACAGGGAGAGGGACAAAGGACGTGATAAGGATAGAGATAGGAGTAGAGACAAGGAAAGGGATCGTGATCGCGAAAAAGATCGTGATCGTCGCCACAGAGAACGAAGTGAGAGGCGTAGGACTAGAGATAGAGATGATGATGCTACCATTTCTGATGAAGGTCCTGAGGGCCGGGAATACTG GCAGAAAGATTATGATAGAGATAGAGATGAGAGGCATAGACATAGGTCAAAATCTTATGAGAGAGAGCGAGAGGAAGGTCATAGACACAGGTCCAAATCGTACGACAAGGATAGAGAGGAAAGAGATAGACACAGGTCAAAATCCTATGACAAAGATAGAGAGGAAAGGCGTGGACACAGATCTCACTCAAGGGGAAAATCTGGTCATAGATCAAGATCACGTTCTCGATCTCGTTCACGCTCGAAAAG CAAAAGGATCAGCGGGTTTGACATGGCACCTCCTACTTCTGCTCTGTTACCTAGTGCTCCTGCTGTTACAG GTCAACTTCCTGCCACTGCCCCAGCTATTCCAGGAATTTTTCCTAACATGTTCCCTTTGGCATCTGCACAG CTTGGAGCTATTCCTGTTATGCCAGTCCAGGCAATGACTCAGCAG GCAACTAGACATGCAAGGCGAGTTTATGTGGGTGGACTTCCTCCGAGTGCAAATGAACAG TCAGTGGCTACCTACTTTAATCATGTTATGTCGGCAATTGGTGGAAACACTGCTGGTCCAG GAGATGCTGTTGTTAATGTTTATATAAACCATGAGAAAAAGTTTGCTTTCGTTGAGATGAGATCCGTGGAGGAGGCCAGCAATGCCATGGCCTTAGATGGCATTATCTTTGAG GGAACACAAGTAAAAGTTAGAAGACCAACTGATTATAACCCCTCCCTGGCTGCAACACTTGGTCCGAGCCAACCAAATCCAAACCTTAACCTTGCTGCAGTGGGATTATCACCAGGATCCACTGGTGGGCTTGAAGGTCCTGACCGTATTTTTGTGGGAGGCCTGCCATACTATTTCACTGAAGCTCAGATTAGGGAGTTGCTTGAGTCCTTTGGCCCTCTTCGGGGGTTTAATCTGGTCAAAGATAAAGAAACTGGAAACTCGAAAGGCTATGCCTTTTGTGTTTACTCTGACGTGTCTGTTACAGATATTGCATGTGCAGCTCTTAATGGGATTAAGATGGGTGATAAAACTCTTACTGTCAGACGTGCAAGTCAAGGTACTTTACAGCCTAAGCCAGAGCAGGAGAGTATATTAATGCATGCTCAGCAACAAATAGCACTGCAG AGACTCATGCTACAACCTGGTGGACCTCCTACTAAAGTCTTATGCCTAACAAATGTGGTTAGCGCGGATGAGCTCAAAGATGATGAAGACTATGAAGATATAGTGGAAGATATGAGAACTGAATGCGGGAAATTTG GTAATTTAGTGAGTTTAGTCATCCCACGCCCAAGGCCTGATGGTGAACCGACACCAGGGGTTGGAAAG GTCTTTTTGGAGTACACGGATGTGGAGGGTTCCTCGAGAGCTCAACAAGGATTGAATGGCAGAAAATTCGGAGGAAACCCAGTTGTTGCTGTCTTTTATTCGGAGAACAAGTTCTCTGAGGGGGACTACGAGGGCTAG
- the LOC107781213 gene encoding splicing factor U2af large subunit B-like isoform X3, with protein sequence MAPPTSALLPSAPAVTGQLPATAPAIPGIFPNMFPLASAQLGAIPVMPVQAMTQQATRHARRVYVGGLPPSANEQSVATYFNHVMSAIGGNTAGPGDAVVNVYINHEKKFAFVEMRSVEEASNAMALDGIIFEGTQVKVRRPTDYNPSLAATLGPSQPNPNLNLAAVGLSPGSTGGLEGPDRIFVGGLPYYFTEAQIRELLESFGPLRGFNLVKDKETGNSKGYAFCVYSDVSVTDIACAALNGIKMGDKTLTVRRASQGTLQPKPEQESILMHAQQQIALQRLMLQPGGPPTKVLCLTNVVSADELKDDEDYEDIVEDMRTECGKFGNLVSLVIPRPRPDGEPTPGVGKVFLEYTDVEGSSRAQQGLNGRKFGGNPVVAVFYSENKFSEGDYEG encoded by the exons ATGGCACCTCCTACTTCTGCTCTGTTACCTAGTGCTCCTGCTGTTACAG GTCAACTTCCTGCCACTGCCCCAGCTATTCCAGGAATTTTTCCTAACATGTTCCCTTTGGCATCTGCACAG CTTGGAGCTATTCCTGTTATGCCAGTCCAGGCAATGACTCAGCAG GCAACTAGACATGCAAGGCGAGTTTATGTGGGTGGACTTCCTCCGAGTGCAAATGAACAG TCAGTGGCTACCTACTTTAATCATGTTATGTCGGCAATTGGTGGAAACACTGCTGGTCCAG GAGATGCTGTTGTTAATGTTTATATAAACCATGAGAAAAAGTTTGCTTTCGTTGAGATGAGATCCGTGGAGGAGGCCAGCAATGCCATGGCCTTAGATGGCATTATCTTTGAG GGAACACAAGTAAAAGTTAGAAGACCAACTGATTATAACCCCTCCCTGGCTGCAACACTTGGTCCGAGCCAACCAAATCCAAACCTTAACCTTGCTGCAGTGGGATTATCACCAGGATCCACTGGTGGGCTTGAAGGTCCTGACCGTATTTTTGTGGGAGGCCTGCCATACTATTTCACTGAAGCTCAGATTAGGGAGTTGCTTGAGTCCTTTGGCCCTCTTCGGGGGTTTAATCTGGTCAAAGATAAAGAAACTGGAAACTCGAAAGGCTATGCCTTTTGTGTTTACTCTGACGTGTCTGTTACAGATATTGCATGTGCAGCTCTTAATGGGATTAAGATGGGTGATAAAACTCTTACTGTCAGACGTGCAAGTCAAGGTACTTTACAGCCTAAGCCAGAGCAGGAGAGTATATTAATGCATGCTCAGCAACAAATAGCACTGCAG AGACTCATGCTACAACCTGGTGGACCTCCTACTAAAGTCTTATGCCTAACAAATGTGGTTAGCGCGGATGAGCTCAAAGATGATGAAGACTATGAAGATATAGTGGAAGATATGAGAACTGAATGCGGGAAATTTG GTAATTTAGTGAGTTTAGTCATCCCACGCCCAAGGCCTGATGGTGAACCGACACCAGGGGTTGGAAAG GTCTTTTTGGAGTACACGGATGTGGAGGGTTCCTCGAGAGCTCAACAAGGATTGAATGGCAGAAAATTCGGAGGAAACCCAGTTGTTGCTGTCTTTTATTCGGAGAACAAGTTCTCTGAGGGGGACTACGAGGGCTAG